Proteins from one Thaumasiovibrio subtropicus genomic window:
- a CDS encoding P-II family nitrogen regulator → MRFKLIIAFVEDAKADAVLDAARQAGATGATVINNARGEGLNKKKTFFGLTLEVQRDVLLFVVEEHLARHILERIQEVGELDSESGQGIAVQIDIEDAVGVAHQVESLSKVVEENL, encoded by the coding sequence ATGCGCTTTAAATTAATCATTGCTTTTGTTGAAGATGCGAAAGCCGACGCTGTGTTAGATGCTGCGCGTCAAGCGGGAGCAACGGGTGCGACGGTTATCAACAATGCTCGGGGGGAAGGGCTGAACAAGAAGAAGACCTTCTTTGGCTTAACGTTGGAAGTCCAGCGGGATGTGCTGCTGTTTGTGGTGGAAGAGCACCTTGCACGGCATATTTTAGAGCGCATTCAAGAGGTGGGTGAGTTAGATTCAGAATCAGGACAAGGTATCGCCGTGCAGATTGATATCGAAGATGCGGTAGGTGTTGCCCATCAGGTCGAATCCTTGTCGAAAGTGGTGGAGGAAAACCTATGA
- a CDS encoding ABC transporter permease gives MKGLLWRWSWREVAHGQLWSVVAALSLIIGTVCALAMLASRIETVMTQQGRAVLAADRVLVNNKVIPQDVLVAARASDAEISLQTRFRTMAFSDEGMQLVSVKAVESNFPLRGELKLLGQSEQIQTQVKPGELWLEPRLFDLLSVTIGDWVDVGDARLQVSGEISFDPELSFNPFNQMSAILIHSEDVAATGAVQLGGRVSYRAYFRGDDSRLAGLEAVYPPEPGRRWLSEETEGRTADLLVRAKQYLSLSLVLVVIMASATLALTCQYFSSSRRPIIAMLKSLGASRIWIRNWLLGQSVFLLLMGSVIGILLGAGLEWALRLPLTHLLPETLPSVGALPAVVAIVVALIVAIPAMGIPLLGLLRASAMEVMQPQQHVVHRKDYWLLVFPLGGGLLWFGTQPLVWLVILALVAMMLILGGLGYLILLWMKRFAMGPALMLALSRIRRTRWQSIMQLAALACSLMLLSVIWLLKSELLSDWQQTLPQDAPNVFALNVATEERDGYIQALDEAHIERSEAYPVIRGRLTHIGETEIAEWVKDYPEADETRRRELNLTWFDGIPTHNVLLEGEWTATHGVSIEAGIGERLGVGMGDRLTFNVNSVPFEVEVTSVREVEWRNMHPNFYFIFPEPVVADLPQTWLLSYKLPADERRFLPAIARQFPTVSVMDLRTMVDRVQGLLRQVSASLTVLSSVGVVSGLLLVFTLLRLGVAQRQQEMKLYRTLGASKKMIRATLVYEYGVMTVVASLLAVIGAELALFGVMGRLELTFNLHPQMWFVLPIVSAGLVLACLSSAIRRLLVPLT, from the coding sequence ATGAAAGGATTATTGTGGCGTTGGAGTTGGCGAGAAGTTGCGCATGGGCAGTTGTGGTCTGTCGTGGCGGCCCTGTCTCTGATCATCGGCACCGTCTGTGCCTTAGCGATGCTTGCTTCGCGCATTGAAACGGTCATGACTCAGCAAGGGCGAGCTGTATTAGCGGCCGATAGGGTGCTCGTCAATAACAAGGTGATACCACAAGACGTGCTCGTTGCCGCACGTGCATCAGATGCAGAGATCAGTTTGCAGACACGCTTTCGTACCATGGCCTTCAGTGATGAGGGTATGCAGTTGGTGAGTGTCAAAGCGGTTGAGTCAAACTTCCCATTACGTGGTGAGTTGAAGTTGTTGGGTCAAAGCGAGCAGATACAAACTCAAGTAAAGCCGGGGGAGCTTTGGTTAGAGCCACGCTTGTTTGATTTGTTATCCGTGACGATCGGGGATTGGGTTGATGTCGGTGATGCCCGTTTACAAGTCAGTGGTGAAATCAGTTTTGACCCTGAGCTCTCTTTCAATCCTTTCAATCAGATGTCAGCCATTTTAATCCATAGCGAAGATGTCGCGGCGACGGGGGCGGTTCAGCTCGGGGGACGGGTGTCCTATCGGGCCTATTTCCGTGGTGATGATAGTCGCCTTGCGGGTCTTGAAGCGGTTTATCCCCCAGAGCCAGGCAGGCGTTGGCTGAGTGAGGAGACCGAAGGTCGCACTGCGGATCTTCTGGTGAGAGCAAAGCAATATCTCTCATTGAGCTTAGTGTTAGTGGTCATTATGGCATCCGCGACCTTGGCGTTGACTTGCCAGTACTTTTCTTCGTCGCGTCGTCCCATTATTGCGATGCTTAAGAGCCTAGGCGCGAGTCGAATTTGGATTCGGAATTGGCTTTTAGGACAAAGTGTTTTCTTGTTGTTAATGGGTTCGGTGATCGGCATTTTACTGGGTGCCGGTTTGGAGTGGGCATTGCGCTTGCCGTTAACGCACCTGTTGCCAGAAACGCTACCTAGTGTCGGCGCGTTACCTGCTGTTGTTGCCATTGTTGTCGCGTTGATTGTGGCGATTCCCGCCATGGGGATCCCTTTGTTGGGGCTGCTGCGTGCCTCAGCGATGGAAGTGATGCAGCCTCAACAACATGTGGTTCATCGCAAAGACTATTGGCTACTGGTTTTCCCACTTGGGGGCGGGTTGCTTTGGTTTGGCACACAGCCTTTGGTGTGGCTGGTCATACTGGCATTGGTTGCGATGATGTTGATACTCGGTGGGCTTGGGTATCTTATCTTGCTGTGGATGAAGCGTTTTGCTATGGGGCCTGCCTTGATGTTGGCGTTGAGCCGTATCCGTCGTACGCGTTGGCAATCGATTATGCAGTTAGCGGCATTGGCGTGTTCATTGATGCTGTTATCCGTGATTTGGCTACTCAAGTCCGAACTGTTGAGTGATTGGCAACAAACATTGCCGCAAGATGCGCCGAATGTCTTTGCACTTAATGTCGCAACCGAGGAGCGAGATGGGTATATCCAAGCACTGGATGAGGCGCATATCGAACGTTCTGAAGCTTATCCCGTGATTCGTGGTCGTTTAACCCATATTGGCGAGACGGAAATTGCGGAATGGGTAAAGGACTATCCTGAAGCGGACGAAACTCGCCGCCGCGAGCTAAACCTCACATGGTTTGACGGCATTCCCACTCACAATGTGTTGTTGGAGGGGGAGTGGACAGCGACTCATGGCGTCAGCATTGAGGCGGGTATTGGAGAGCGTCTAGGGGTTGGGATGGGCGATCGTCTGACATTTAATGTGAACAGTGTACCGTTTGAGGTTGAAGTGACCAGTGTAAGGGAAGTGGAGTGGCGGAACATGCACCCGAATTTCTACTTTATTTTCCCTGAGCCGGTGGTGGCTGACTTGCCGCAAACATGGTTGCTGAGTTACAAACTGCCAGCGGATGAACGTCGATTTTTACCGGCAATTGCACGTCAGTTTCCGACGGTCTCGGTCATGGATTTACGTACCATGGTGGATCGTGTTCAAGGCTTGTTGCGTCAAGTTTCTGCTTCATTGACTGTATTGTCTTCGGTTGGTGTGGTGAGTGGTCTTTTACTCGTCTTCACCCTGCTCAGGTTAGGCGTCGCGCAGCGCCAACAGGAGATGAAGCTTTATCGTACCTTGGGTGCAAGTAAAAAGATGATACGGGCGACCTTGGTCTATGAGTACGGCGTTATGACGGTGGTGGCATCATTGTTGGCTGTAATTGGCGCGGAGTTAGCGTTGTTCGGCGTGATGGGGCGTTTAGAACTGACATTTAACTTGCACCCACAAATGTGGTTTGTACTACCCATTGTTAGTGCTGGATTAGTCTTAGCCTGCTTGAGTAGTGCCATCCGGCGCTTGTTGGTGCCATTGACCTAA
- a CDS encoding TIGR01777 family oxidoreductase: MKILVTGGTGLIGRALLPHFTHDEVTILSRNSAKAYQQLGHHLKVIESLNALPDLNAYDVVINLAGEPIANKRWTTKQKALISQSRWDLTAQLVDKILASETPPHTFISGSAVGYYGDQQSQEIDESLEIDSDEFAHKVCSEWEEIALRAQTADTRVCLLRTGVVLSRQGGALAKMLPVYQMGLGGPIGNGRQYFPWIHIQDMVKGILFLIKNPHTKGIFNFTAPNTVTNREFSTTLAKVLRRPHVLMTPEWALKLSFGEAACLLLDSQKVLPKRLTEAGYNFSFPKLEPALKETLFDY, encoded by the coding sequence ATGAAAATACTGGTTACCGGGGGAACAGGGCTAATTGGGCGAGCACTGCTGCCACACTTCACACATGATGAAGTAACAATTTTATCGCGAAACTCTGCCAAAGCTTATCAACAACTCGGCCATCACCTGAAAGTCATTGAAAGTCTTAACGCCCTACCTGACCTCAATGCCTATGACGTGGTCATAAACTTAGCCGGTGAGCCCATCGCAAACAAACGCTGGACAACAAAACAGAAAGCGTTGATTAGCCAGAGCCGCTGGGACCTCACAGCTCAACTCGTTGATAAGATCTTAGCCAGTGAGACGCCGCCGCACACCTTCATTAGCGGCTCTGCTGTCGGTTACTATGGTGATCAACAAAGCCAAGAAATCGATGAATCACTAGAAATCGACAGTGACGAATTCGCCCATAAAGTGTGCTCAGAGTGGGAAGAGATAGCCCTAAGAGCACAAACCGCGGATACCCGTGTCTGTCTGCTCCGAACTGGGGTTGTGTTATCCAGACAAGGAGGGGCATTAGCAAAAATGCTCCCTGTTTACCAAATGGGACTAGGTGGCCCCATTGGCAATGGCCGCCAGTATTTTCCTTGGATACATATTCAAGACATGGTGAAGGGCATCCTGTTTTTAATCAAAAACCCACACACAAAAGGTATCTTCAACTTTACCGCCCCAAACACAGTGACCAATCGTGAGTTCAGTACCACATTAGCAAAAGTGCTACGTCGCCCTCATGTATTAATGACCCCGGAGTGGGCGCTAAAACTGAGCTTTGGTGAAGCTGCCTGCCTATTACTTGATAGCCAAAAAGTGCTACCCAAGCGTCTTACTGAAGCGGGCTACAATTTTAGTTTTCCCAAGTTAGAGCCCGCATTGAAAGAGACCCTGTTTGATTACTAA
- a CDS encoding sulfite exporter TauE/SafE family protein, translated as MAYLDTLGLFLGSLFANTLASLSGGGAGLLQFPLLIFLGLHFSVALATHKVASVALGVGAAIKHIRAGTLNWGLTVYVIAAGTLGVILGANIILDVPETVAEKLLGAIILGLGIYSRLKSELGQVALPKHRDLTGKLLGCLGLATIGILNGSLTAGSGLFVTLYLIWWFGFDYKQAVALTLVSVGLFWNGIGAGALYVAGAEIYWPWIPVLLAGSALGGYAGAHFATVGSNKMIKIAFEILTFVIGLKLLIGM; from the coding sequence GTGGCGTATCTGGACACGCTTGGTCTCTTTCTCGGCTCTCTGTTTGCCAACACCTTGGCCTCACTCTCTGGTGGCGGTGCTGGACTATTACAGTTTCCACTGCTGATCTTTCTTGGCTTACACTTCTCGGTTGCACTGGCAACACATAAAGTGGCCTCCGTCGCCCTCGGCGTTGGCGCTGCTATTAAGCATATCCGCGCTGGAACCCTGAACTGGGGCCTCACGGTGTATGTCATTGCCGCAGGAACACTTGGCGTCATACTCGGTGCAAATATCATCCTTGATGTCCCCGAGACCGTGGCAGAAAAGCTGCTAGGGGCCATTATTTTGGGTCTTGGCATATACTCGAGGCTGAAAAGTGAGCTTGGTCAAGTCGCCCTTCCTAAGCACCGAGATCTGACGGGGAAACTACTAGGCTGTTTGGGACTCGCGACCATTGGCATCCTTAACGGCTCACTCACGGCAGGGAGTGGCCTTTTTGTTACCCTCTACCTTATCTGGTGGTTTGGCTTTGACTACAAGCAAGCTGTCGCGTTGACTTTAGTCAGTGTTGGCCTCTTTTGGAATGGCATAGGTGCAGGTGCACTCTATGTGGCGGGGGCAGAGATATACTGGCCTTGGATCCCGGTCCTCCTTGCTGGTTCAGCCTTAGGTGGCTATGCTGGGGCGCATTTTGCCACCGTCGGCAGCAACAAAATGATTAAGATTGCCTTCGAAATCCTTACCTTCGTCATTGGCCTGAAACTACTCATAGGGATGTAA
- a CDS encoding SDR family oxidoreductase, whose product MSRSILITGCSTGIGYACAHALQKAGYQVIASCRQQADVDRLISEGLTCLQLDLASSESIANAVEEVRGMTEGKLYGLFNNGAYGQPGAIEDLSTDALREQFETNFFGWHQLTTAVLPMMRDRGEGRIVQNSSVLGFVALRYRGAYNASKFAIEGWSDTLRLELMGSNIHISLIEPGPIESAFRKNALTAIKKHIDIENSVHSAEYADQLARLGKEDVTSKYTLPAEAIVAPLRDALENPRPKARYRVTTPTKISAVLKRLLPTRRLDAILYNND is encoded by the coding sequence ATGTCTCGATCGATTCTCATCACTGGTTGTTCAACAGGCATTGGCTATGCCTGCGCCCACGCACTCCAAAAGGCTGGGTATCAAGTCATCGCCTCTTGTCGCCAGCAAGCCGATGTCGATAGGCTTATTTCAGAGGGACTAACCTGCCTACAACTGGATCTCGCGAGCAGTGAAAGTATTGCCAACGCAGTGGAAGAAGTGCGCGGCATGACGGAAGGCAAACTCTACGGCTTGTTTAACAATGGGGCATATGGTCAACCGGGGGCGATTGAAGACTTATCCACTGACGCCCTACGAGAGCAGTTTGAAACTAACTTCTTTGGCTGGCATCAACTGACCACCGCGGTACTGCCGATGATGCGCGATCGTGGCGAGGGTCGCATTGTTCAAAATAGCTCAGTACTCGGTTTTGTCGCACTGCGTTATCGAGGTGCCTATAACGCCAGCAAATTTGCTATCGAAGGTTGGAGCGATACACTGCGACTAGAATTAATGGGCAGCAATATCCATATCAGTCTCATCGAACCCGGCCCTATTGAATCTGCATTTCGCAAGAATGCCCTCACGGCAATCAAAAAGCACATCGATATAGAGAACAGCGTACACAGCGCAGAGTATGCCGATCAGTTAGCCCGATTGGGCAAAGAGGATGTGACCAGCAAATATACCTTACCCGCTGAAGCTATTGTCGCCCCACTGCGAGACGCACTGGAAAACCCACGTCCTAAAGCGCGCTACCGCGTGACCACGCCGACTAAAATCAGTGCCGTTTTAAAACGACTCCTACCAACACGCCGTTTAGATGCCATCTTGTATAACAACGACTAA
- a CDS encoding DUF1538 domain-containing protein: MMAFATHFFHTLLSTITDVLPIAAIIMGFQIGVLRRAVPNWGRVALGFVYVIIGLSLFLMGLELALFPLGENMALQLTAPSFLATSADEVLSWKHYYWVYIFAAAIGFSTTIAEPSLIAVAIKASQVSGGAIKVNGLRISVAIGVAIGISLGCYRIVVGDPIHYYIISGYVIVVIQTFIAPKFIVPLAFDSGGVTTSTVTVPLVAALGLGLASTVPGRNPMIDGFGLIAFASLFPMISVMGYAQLTAWLDRRQNRGNDHAL, translated from the coding sequence ATGATGGCATTTGCGACTCACTTTTTTCATACCTTGTTGTCGACGATTACCGATGTGTTGCCGATTGCTGCCATTATTATGGGTTTTCAAATTGGTGTTTTACGGCGTGCTGTCCCCAATTGGGGGCGGGTTGCACTTGGCTTTGTCTATGTGATCATTGGGTTGAGTCTGTTTCTGATGGGATTGGAGCTCGCACTCTTTCCTCTTGGGGAAAACATGGCCTTGCAGTTGACGGCACCGAGCTTCTTGGCAACCAGTGCCGATGAGGTACTGAGCTGGAAGCACTACTACTGGGTCTATATTTTTGCTGCTGCCATTGGCTTTAGTACGACGATTGCCGAGCCGTCATTGATCGCGGTAGCGATTAAAGCCAGTCAAGTGTCGGGTGGTGCGATTAAAGTCAATGGGTTGCGTATTTCGGTGGCTATCGGCGTTGCCATTGGCATTTCGCTAGGGTGTTATCGGATAGTGGTCGGTGACCCGATTCACTACTACATCATATCTGGCTATGTGATTGTGGTGATCCAAACCTTTATCGCGCCCAAATTTATTGTTCCGTTGGCCTTTGATTCCGGCGGAGTGACAACATCGACTGTTACTGTCCCTTTAGTAGCAGCTCTTGGTTTAGGGTTAGCCTCCACAGTACCGGGGCGAAACCCAATGATTGATGGTTTCGGGCTAATTGCATTCGCAAGCCTGTTTCCAATGATTTCAGTGATGGGTTATGCCCAATTGACGGCGTGGTTAGATCGTCGTCAAAACAGAGGAAACGATCATGCGCTTTAA
- a CDS encoding DUF1538 domain-containing protein, with product MRAMLALWQAMLGSLRDLLPIILVIASFQLFVLKQPLPDLGQTLLGLLLVVMGLSFFIFGLEMGLFPIGESMAHAFARKGSVLSLLAFAFCLGFGTTIAEPALTAVASEAAKVAAEAGVIEMSAQAQSSYTVGLRFTVAFSVGLAIVLGVLRILKGWSIQKMIIGGYILVVFMTAFAPENIIGIAYDSGGVTTSTITVPLVTALGVGLASSIKGRNPMTDGFGLIAFASLLPMLFVMVFGMVVAS from the coding sequence ATGCGCGCAATGTTGGCCTTATGGCAGGCCATGCTGGGAAGCTTACGAGATCTATTACCTATCATTTTGGTTATTGCCTCCTTTCAACTTTTTGTACTTAAACAACCATTACCCGATTTAGGGCAGACCTTGCTTGGTTTGTTGCTGGTCGTGATGGGGCTAAGTTTCTTTATTTTTGGCCTCGAGATGGGGTTATTTCCTATCGGTGAGAGCATGGCGCATGCCTTTGCGCGTAAGGGCAGTGTGCTCTCCTTGCTGGCATTTGCGTTTTGTTTAGGGTTTGGCACCACGATTGCGGAGCCAGCTTTGACAGCGGTGGCTAGCGAAGCGGCCAAAGTGGCCGCAGAAGCTGGCGTAATAGAAATGAGCGCTCAGGCGCAGTCGAGCTATACCGTTGGTCTGAGGTTTACGGTGGCGTTTTCTGTTGGCTTAGCCATCGTGTTGGGCGTACTGCGCATATTAAAGGGGTGGTCAATTCAAAAGATGATCATCGGCGGATACATTCTAGTGGTGTTCATGACTGCTTTCGCACCAGAGAATATTATCGGTATTGCGTATGATTCTGGTGGCGTCACGACATCGACTATCACTGTTCCCTTGGTTACAGCGCTTGGTGTTGGTCTGGCCTCCTCAATTAAAGGGCGAAATCCGATGACAGATGGCTTTGGGCTTATCGCTTTTGCCTCATTGCTGCCCATGCTGTTTGTGATGGTCTTTGGCATGGTGGTGGCATCATGA
- a CDS encoding SelT/SelW/SelH family protein, translating into MLKANIEIYYCRQCNWMLRATWMSQELLHTFSEEVASLTLHPDTGGRFEIHCNGELIWERKRDGGFPDAKQLKQRVRDIIDPERDLGHVDR; encoded by the coding sequence ATGCTCAAAGCCAACATCGAGATTTACTATTGCCGCCAGTGCAACTGGATGCTACGTGCCACTTGGATGTCACAAGAATTACTGCACACCTTCAGCGAAGAAGTTGCGTCACTAACTCTGCATCCAGACACTGGGGGACGCTTTGAAATACACTGCAACGGCGAGTTGATTTGGGAGCGCAAACGAGATGGTGGTTTCCCTGATGCCAAACAGTTAAAGCAACGGGTTCGCGATATCATCGATCCTGAACGCGATCTCGGTCATGTTGACCGTTAG
- the yfcE gene encoding phosphodiesterase, producing the protein MKLFFASDIHGNVLAAQRVVDAYQASGADYLVLLGDILNFGPRNPIIEGLDPQGVVALLNPLAEKIIAVRGNCDSEVDQALLHFPLMMDYNWVLLPNGRRLFLTHGHIYHPGNLPPLGKGDVVAYGHTHLPVAEWQGEHVFFNPGSVTYPRGDHKASYGLFEHNRLSVLDFEGNVLAATDI; encoded by the coding sequence GTGAAACTGTTTTTTGCCTCCGATATTCACGGCAATGTGCTAGCAGCGCAACGTGTTGTTGATGCATACCAAGCTTCTGGTGCCGACTATCTTGTCTTGTTGGGGGATATTCTCAACTTTGGCCCGCGTAACCCAATTATTGAGGGTTTGGACCCACAAGGGGTTGTTGCGCTATTGAACCCATTGGCTGAAAAGATAATTGCAGTGCGGGGCAATTGTGATAGCGAAGTCGACCAAGCGTTATTACATTTTCCGTTGATGATGGACTATAACTGGGTGTTGTTGCCAAATGGGCGTCGCTTGTTTTTAACGCATGGACACATTTACCATCCCGGTAACTTGCCGCCGCTAGGAAAGGGCGATGTTGTTGCCTATGGACATACCCATTTACCGGTCGCGGAATGGCAAGGTGAGCATGTCTTTTTTAATCCGGGGTCGGTGACCTATCCGAGAGGTGATCATAAAGCGAGTTATGGCTTGTTTGAACACAATCGACTCAGTGTGTTGGACTTTGAAGGCAATGTTTTGGCAGCAACCGACATTTAA
- a CDS encoding CBS domain-containing protein, translated as MSNKVTTTVRQVMMPTYACVDGLTTVEEAIRIAKREMVKALIVNKRDDDDEYGIVLMNDIAKKVLSKNRAADRTNIYEIMTKPALSVPPDMNVKYCARLFERFGISRAPVIENGEVIGMVSYNNIVLNGMLPEVENFNRFD; from the coding sequence ATGAGCAACAAAGTGACCACAACGGTACGCCAAGTGATGATGCCAACCTATGCCTGCGTTGATGGGTTGACGACAGTAGAAGAAGCGATTCGTATTGCGAAGCGTGAAATGGTCAAAGCGCTTATCGTCAATAAGCGTGATGATGACGATGAGTACGGTATTGTGTTAATGAACGATATCGCAAAAAAAGTCCTATCAAAAAATCGTGCTGCTGATCGAACGAACATTTACGAGATCATGACTAAACCTGCGCTGAGCGTGCCACCGGACATGAACGTCAAGTATTGTGCGCGCCTGTTTGAACGTTTTGGTATTAGTCGTGCGCCAGTGATTGAGAACGGGGAAGTGATCGGTATGGTCAGCTACAACAACATTGTGCTGAACGGCATGCTACCTGAGGTAGAGAATTTCAATCGTTTTGACTAA
- a CDS encoding arylesterase, whose protein sequence is MKKFLLYLLLCLSSHSLWADAKLLIVGDSLSAGYRMQANESWPYLLDSKLDPQGITVINASISGDTTGNGAARLPELLSKHQPDFVFIGLGANDGLRGFNPAVTQKQLTQMIEDSLAIDADVFLMQVRVPPNYGKRYSDRFEKMYPKLSDKFDIPLVPFFLEHVIINNEWMMDDGLHPNADAQPFIAQFVYDEIHPHLSK, encoded by the coding sequence ATGAAGAAATTCCTTTTGTATTTATTGTTGTGTCTGTCTAGCCATAGCCTTTGGGCTGACGCTAAGCTACTTATCGTTGGAGATAGCTTGAGTGCCGGATATCGTATGCAAGCCAACGAAAGCTGGCCCTATCTTCTTGATAGTAAATTAGACCCACAAGGGATCACTGTGATCAATGCCAGTATCTCAGGTGACACCACGGGCAATGGCGCCGCACGGTTACCCGAGTTACTCAGCAAGCACCAACCTGACTTCGTCTTTATCGGTCTAGGTGCTAACGATGGCTTACGCGGTTTCAATCCCGCGGTAACGCAAAAACAGCTTACTCAAATGATCGAGGATAGCTTAGCCATTGATGCTGATGTTTTCTTAATGCAAGTCAGAGTGCCACCAAATTACGGCAAACGCTATAGCGACAGATTTGAAAAAATGTATCCAAAATTGAGTGACAAGTTTGATATCCCGCTTGTTCCCTTCTTTCTGGAACACGTCATCATTAACAATGAATGGATGATGGATGATGGCTTGCATCCCAACGCTGATGCCCAACCTTTTATTGCTCAATTCGTCTACGACGAAATTCACCCGCACTTGTCAAAGTAA
- a CDS encoding ABC transporter ATP-binding protein — MTSPVIKADAVAKRVTTSTTELTILQDVSLQVESGQSVAFVGVSGAGKSTLMTLLAGLDLPSDGRIELLGEPISTWDGEQRAQLRSHSVGFVFQSFLLIPTLTALENVVLPQMIKGERVDEARAKALLAEVGLAGRESHLPTQLSGGEQQRVALARAFMTRPKVLFADEPTGNLDQQTAATIIEKLFALNRDHGTTLVLVTHDPALAARCDRVIHVAGGRIREEALEA, encoded by the coding sequence ATGACATCTCCCGTTATCAAAGCCGATGCTGTTGCGAAACGTGTTACAACATCCACAACAGAGCTCACTATTTTGCAGGATGTTTCGCTTCAGGTCGAGAGTGGACAAAGTGTTGCTTTTGTTGGCGTTTCTGGTGCGGGTAAATCAACGCTGATGACACTACTGGCGGGGTTGGATCTGCCTAGCGATGGTCGTATTGAGTTACTGGGCGAACCTATCTCAACATGGGATGGTGAGCAGCGAGCGCAACTGCGAAGTCATTCTGTCGGGTTTGTTTTTCAAAGCTTTCTATTAATACCGACCTTAACCGCGTTGGAAAATGTGGTGTTACCACAGATGATCAAAGGTGAGCGTGTTGATGAAGCACGTGCAAAGGCGTTGCTCGCAGAAGTCGGGCTAGCAGGCCGAGAAAGTCATCTACCCACCCAACTTTCTGGCGGAGAACAGCAGCGAGTGGCTTTAGCTCGCGCTTTTATGACCCGGCCTAAAGTCCTGTTTGCTGACGAACCAACGGGCAATCTGGATCAACAAACCGCAGCCACCATCATTGAGAAGCTCTTTGCACTGAATCGCGACCATGGAACGACCTTGGTGTTGGTGACACACGATCCTGCTTTGGCGGCACGTTGTGATCGCGTGATTCATGTTGCCGGTGGACGCATTCGTGAAGAGGCGTTGGAGGCATAA